From a region of the Myxococcaceae bacterium JPH2 genome:
- a CDS encoding polyisoprenoid-binding protein → MKLFMKSAVAMLALSLPSAALASNWEIDSSHASADFSVRHMMVSNVKGSFGKVTGAINLDDKDVTKSTVEATIDVSTVNTNEPKRDEHLKSPDFFDVTKFPTMTFKSKKVAKAGAGKLKVTGDLTLHGVTKEVVLDVEGPAKESKDPWGNTRSGVSATTKINRKDYGLAWNKALETGGVAVGEEVAVSLEIELTKKADAPATAKDAK, encoded by the coding sequence ATGAAGCTGTTCATGAAGTCCGCCGTTGCCATGCTCGCGCTGTCCCTGCCGTCCGCCGCCCTGGCCTCGAACTGGGAGATTGACTCGTCGCACGCCAGCGCCGACTTCTCCGTGCGCCACATGATGGTGTCGAACGTGAAGGGCAGCTTCGGCAAGGTGACCGGCGCCATCAACCTGGACGACAAGGACGTGACCAAGTCCACCGTCGAGGCGACCATCGACGTGTCCACCGTCAACACCAACGAGCCGAAGCGCGACGAGCACCTGAAGAGCCCGGACTTCTTTGACGTGACCAAGTTCCCGACGATGACCTTCAAGTCGAAGAAGGTCGCGAAGGCGGGCGCGGGCAAGCTGAAGGTGACGGGCGACCTGACGCTCCACGGCGTGACGAAGGAAGTCGTCCTGGACGTGGAGGGCCCGGCGAAGGAGTCGAAGGATCCGTGGGGCAACACCCGCTCGGGCGTGTCCGCGACCACGAAGATCAACCGCAAGGACTACGGCCTGGCGTGGAACAAGGCGCTGGAGACCGGCGGCGTGGCGGTCGGCGAGGAGGTCGCCGTCAGCCTGGAGATCGAGCTGACCAAGAAGGCCGACGCTCCCGCGACGGCGAAGGACGCGAAGTAG
- a CDS encoding dioxygenase — translation MSDVSNSSGLLQSGGPAAPWRHAPALFVSHGSPMVALDADAYPRALHDFGASASQARALVVVSAHWETEGEVAVTSSEAPPLIYDFYGFPAPLYQLRYPARGAPGLAVDIVALLREAGIPARAEPTRGLDHGVWVPLRHAFPDARVPVIQVSLPADAEPAEVARLGEALRPLRSEGVVLVGSGGLVHNLRRVNFRSKEAPVEPWAAEFDGWVASRLASRDFAGLQAWRGAPNAALAHPSADHFLPLFFALGAALPEDGITSVFEGFHHATLSMRSFALRA, via the coding sequence ATGAGTGACGTGAGCAACTCCAGTGGACTTCTCCAGTCAGGCGGGCCGGCGGCTCCCTGGCGGCATGCTCCGGCGCTCTTCGTGTCGCATGGCTCGCCGATGGTGGCGCTGGACGCGGATGCGTATCCGCGCGCGCTCCATGACTTCGGGGCGAGCGCGAGCCAGGCACGGGCGCTCGTGGTGGTCTCGGCGCATTGGGAGACCGAGGGCGAGGTGGCCGTCACGTCGAGCGAGGCCCCGCCGCTCATCTACGACTTCTACGGGTTCCCCGCGCCGCTGTATCAGCTCCGCTATCCCGCGCGAGGCGCGCCTGGGCTGGCGGTGGACATCGTGGCGCTGCTGCGCGAGGCCGGCATCCCCGCGCGCGCCGAGCCGACGCGTGGGCTGGACCATGGGGTCTGGGTGCCGCTGCGGCACGCCTTCCCCGATGCGCGCGTGCCCGTGATTCAGGTGTCGCTGCCGGCGGATGCGGAGCCCGCCGAGGTGGCTCGGCTGGGCGAGGCGCTGCGGCCCCTTCGCTCGGAGGGCGTGGTGCTGGTGGGCAGCGGGGGGCTGGTGCACAACCTGCGGCGGGTCAACTTCCGCTCCAAGGAGGCTCCAGTGGAGCCCTGGGCAGCCGAGTTCGATGGCTGGGTGGCGAGCCGGCTGGCCTCCCGAGACTTTGCTGGACTTCAGGCTTGGAGAGGTGCACCGAATGCGGCGCTGGCGCATCCTTCCGCCGATCATTTCTTGCCGCTTTTCTTCGCTCTCGGCGCTGCTCTCCCCGAGGATGGAATCACCTCGGTGTTCGAGGGTTTTCATCACGCGACTTTGTCGATGCGCAGCTTCGCGCTGCGCGCATGA
- a CDS encoding glutamate dehydrogenase, with the protein MNPVEGTNYFFRKAARIMDVGTPIETLLATPLREVKVQVSIEMDSGEIRTFPGYRIQHDNSRGPMKGGLRYHPGLDQEECVSLASLMTWKTAVVNLPFGGAKGGIACDPSQMGMKELERLTRKFVDQIQDVIGPTRDIPAPDVNTNPQVMAWIMDQYSKYHGHSPAVVTGKPLELYGSKGREAATGRGLLYVCREILRDLSLPVKGTRFAIQGFGNVGSHTARLIWEDGGVVVAVADVLGGVRNPQGLDVPSLFEHVKRTGTVTGFGGGTACSNDDVLAADCEVLIPAALGHVLTRDNAHHVRARLIIEGANGPTQPEADEIFEKRGIFVVPDILASAGGVTVSYLEWVQNLQHLSWEEERVNAELEKTMRESYDRVAQVARTRKVSMRTAAYILAIGRVGKATVLRGI; encoded by the coding sequence ATGAACCCCGTCGAGGGCACCAACTACTTCTTCCGCAAGGCCGCGCGGATCATGGACGTGGGCACGCCCATCGAGACGCTGCTCGCCACGCCCCTGCGCGAGGTGAAGGTCCAGGTCTCCATCGAGATGGACTCGGGGGAGATCCGCACGTTCCCCGGCTACCGCATCCAGCACGACAACAGCCGCGGCCCCATGAAGGGCGGCCTGCGCTACCACCCGGGCCTCGACCAGGAGGAGTGCGTCTCGCTCGCGTCGCTGATGACGTGGAAGACGGCCGTGGTGAACCTGCCCTTCGGCGGCGCCAAGGGCGGCATCGCGTGCGACCCGTCGCAGATGGGCATGAAGGAGCTGGAGCGGCTCACGCGAAAGTTCGTGGATCAGATCCAGGACGTCATCGGGCCCACCCGAGACATCCCCGCGCCCGACGTCAACACCAACCCCCAGGTGATGGCGTGGATCATGGACCAGTATTCCAAGTACCACGGCCACTCCCCCGCCGTGGTGACGGGCAAGCCCCTGGAGCTGTACGGCTCCAAGGGCCGTGAGGCCGCCACCGGGCGCGGCCTGCTCTACGTGTGCCGCGAAATCCTCCGCGACCTGAGCCTGCCCGTGAAGGGCACGCGCTTCGCCATCCAGGGCTTCGGCAACGTGGGCAGCCACACGGCGCGGCTCATCTGGGAAGACGGCGGCGTGGTGGTGGCGGTGGCGGACGTGCTCGGCGGCGTGCGCAATCCCCAGGGCCTGGACGTCCCGTCGCTCTTCGAGCACGTGAAGCGCACCGGCACCGTGACGGGCTTCGGCGGTGGCACGGCCTGCAGCAACGACGACGTGCTCGCGGCGGACTGCGAGGTGCTCATCCCCGCGGCGCTCGGCCACGTCCTCACCCGCGACAACGCCCACCACGTGCGCGCCCGCCTCATCATCGAGGGCGCCAATGGGCCCACCCAGCCCGAGGCGGACGAGATTTTCGAGAAGCGCGGCATCTTCGTGGTGCCGGACATCCTGGCCAGCGCCGGTGGCGTGACGGTGAGCTACCTGGAGTGGGTGCAGAACCTCCAGCACCTGTCGTGGGAGGAGGAGCGCGTCAACGCGGAGTTGGAGAAGACGATGCGCGAGTCCTACGACCGCGTGGCCCAGGTGGCGCGCACGCGCAAGGTCTCCATGCGGACGGCGGCCTACATCCTGGCCATTGGCCGGGTGGGCAAGGCCACGGTGCTCCGCGGCATCTGA
- a CDS encoding tetratricopeptide repeat protein, which produces MTASLLAALLLAAAPPPQKAKEFASRQQWDELYLAFATAEPANYEEAERPVLASALLKGCEALLKDDAVLAYSLGERASAFQESAASLRCLARAALKTDQRAAAEEALRKGLEQYAKDGAFGLELGRMLLEDKNPTEAIAALEKVPPKTKEAAEARKLLQKARAQSNDEAAARREVERIEKRLDNGQPTGGTTQPAVGGDSGEVRSTSLSYESGVGKDGMRTRSNRHFVIRYFNNARDFGQRAEYEGKIVEALDEAYSFTQELLGEARESPVDVVLYTRDEFRTHHGAAMARTVAGLYSDDAIRINDAAELTQDTKGTLVHEYVHAAVDEFCGGKDHRLPTWLNEGLAEFVEWRYLGSDGPPRMMRDLLRGALKADALPRLADMSQGALISKGNPTVAYGTSAVAVGELVRQGGTAKVLTLIRAVGGGKSFEEALQTQYGMSVATLDEQVRSALSGR; this is translated from the coding sequence ATGACTGCATCCTTGCTCGCCGCCCTCCTGCTCGCCGCCGCCCCTCCGCCCCAGAAGGCCAAGGAGTTCGCCTCGCGGCAGCAGTGGGATGAGCTGTATCTGGCGTTCGCCACGGCCGAGCCCGCCAACTACGAGGAAGCGGAGCGCCCCGTGCTCGCGTCCGCGCTCCTCAAGGGCTGCGAGGCGCTGCTCAAGGACGACGCGGTGCTGGCGTACTCGCTGGGTGAGCGCGCCTCGGCCTTCCAGGAGTCCGCCGCCAGCCTGCGCTGTCTGGCGCGCGCGGCGCTGAAGACGGATCAACGCGCCGCGGCCGAGGAGGCGCTGCGCAAGGGCCTGGAGCAGTACGCCAAGGACGGCGCGTTCGGCCTGGAGCTGGGGCGCATGCTGCTGGAGGACAAGAACCCCACCGAGGCCATCGCCGCGCTGGAGAAGGTTCCCCCCAAGACGAAGGAAGCCGCCGAGGCGCGCAAGCTGCTCCAGAAGGCTCGCGCGCAGAGCAACGACGAGGCCGCGGCCCGCCGCGAGGTCGAGCGCATCGAGAAGCGCCTGGACAACGGCCAGCCCACGGGCGGCACCACCCAGCCCGCAGTCGGCGGGGACTCGGGCGAGGTGCGCTCCACGAGCCTCAGCTACGAGTCCGGCGTGGGCAAGGACGGCATGCGCACGCGCTCCAACCGGCACTTCGTCATCCGTTACTTCAATAACGCGCGCGATTTCGGCCAGCGGGCCGAGTACGAGGGGAAGATCGTCGAGGCGCTCGACGAAGCGTACTCCTTCACGCAGGAGCTGCTGGGCGAGGCCCGCGAGTCCCCCGTGGACGTGGTCCTCTACACCCGCGACGAGTTCCGCACGCACCACGGCGCGGCCATGGCGCGGACGGTGGCCGGGCTGTACTCGGACGATGCCATCCGCATCAACGACGCCGCCGAGCTGACCCAGGACACCAAGGGCACCCTGGTCCACGAGTACGTGCACGCCGCGGTGGACGAGTTCTGCGGCGGCAAGGACCATCGCCTGCCGACCTGGCTCAACGAGGGGCTGGCCGAGTTCGTCGAGTGGCGCTACCTGGGCAGCGACGGCCCGCCGCGCATGATGCGCGACCTGCTGCGCGGCGCCCTGAAGGCGGACGCGCTGCCCCGACTGGCGGACATGTCCCAGGGGGCGCTCATCTCGAAGGGAAACCCCACCGTTGCCTATGGCACCTCGGCCGTGGCCGTGGGTGAGCTGGTGCGCCAGGGTGGGACGGCCAAGGTCCTGACGCTCATCCGGGCCGTGGGGGGTGGCAAGTCCTTCGAAGAGGCGCTCCAGACCCAGTACGGCATGAGCGTGGCGACACTGGACGAACAGGTCCGATCCGCCCTCTCGGGGAGATAG
- a CDS encoding DEAD/DEAH box helicase — translation MSDNQEPPAPGSPATDEAPMRPAEYVADISFDDMNLSEPLRRAVAERGYSHPTPVQAKAFRPVMDGKDIIVRSKTGTGKTAAFGLPLLEKIPADERRVRALILCPTRELALQVAEELTLLAKHKGVKVAAIYGGASMKQQEDALVDGTPIIVGTPGRVFDHIQRGNLKLDACDHAVLDEADEMLNQGFYEEVTRILDRLPKTRQVLLFSATVPTDIQNLIARYTTNAETLLLSGDVFTVEHIHHIRYNVSDAFPKPRNLIYVLEKEEPQNAIIFCNTRDDTALVTAVLNRNGFDAELLNGDLPQKERERVMGKVKRGEVAFMVATDIAARGIDISGLEYVINYSLPEDPAVYLHRVGRTGRIGNKGTAINLFSGRELATYSVLEKKYGIKFEQREMPAPEEAMRLWTDRHVREIREAAGSSIFEGFLPLAAQLKTRPDADDLVAFLLKYFFSHLRMEKAQAAQETEKREPVESRKSEPRRGKDRERERPRREERGERTERAERPARAEHGERERRPRRDEPRREERGRHPAPSAALEAGPGEVKLWVNLGTADNLGPGSIATAMEEAGAPVGKLVRAEMRPTFAYVFVAEDDSAGFEALNGKQHGGKTLRVEKSKPRSERDTHAPRPPPSPDAGPGEVKLWVNLGSDDGMDEAKLPATLEALGAPAAQVLRALTRATYGYVYVPESEAPGFEALNGKTHGDKPLKLERHRPRGQRDERRARTEALPDVPGQARLWVSLGRQDGLDEAGVASALEAAGAPAGKVLRMDLRPTYAYVFVAEEDVTGFEATQGKPHGDRTLKVERARRK, via the coding sequence ATGAGCGACAACCAAGAGCCCCCCGCGCCGGGCAGCCCGGCGACTGACGAAGCTCCGATGCGTCCCGCTGAGTACGTCGCGGACATCAGCTTCGACGACATGAACCTCTCCGAGCCCCTCCGCCGTGCCGTGGCGGAACGCGGGTATTCGCACCCCACCCCTGTGCAGGCCAAGGCCTTCCGTCCAGTCATGGACGGCAAGGACATCATCGTTCGCAGCAAGACGGGCACCGGCAAGACCGCCGCGTTCGGCCTGCCGCTGCTGGAGAAGATTCCCGCGGATGAGCGCCGCGTGCGCGCGCTCATCCTCTGCCCCACCCGCGAGCTGGCCCTCCAGGTGGCCGAGGAGCTGACGCTCCTGGCCAAGCACAAGGGCGTGAAGGTGGCGGCCATCTACGGCGGCGCCTCCATGAAGCAGCAGGAGGACGCGCTGGTGGACGGCACGCCCATCATCGTGGGCACCCCTGGCCGCGTGTTCGACCACATCCAGCGCGGCAACCTCAAGCTCGACGCCTGCGACCACGCGGTCCTGGACGAGGCGGACGAGATGCTCAACCAGGGCTTCTACGAGGAGGTCACCCGCATCCTCGACCGTCTTCCCAAGACGCGGCAGGTGCTGCTCTTCAGCGCCACGGTGCCCACCGACATCCAGAACCTCATCGCCCGGTACACGACGAACGCGGAGACGCTGCTGCTCTCCGGTGACGTCTTCACGGTCGAGCACATCCACCACATCCGCTACAACGTGTCGGATGCCTTCCCCAAGCCGCGCAACCTCATCTACGTGCTGGAGAAGGAAGAGCCCCAGAACGCCATCATCTTCTGCAACACGCGGGATGACACGGCGCTGGTGACGGCGGTGCTCAACCGCAACGGCTTCGACGCGGAGCTGCTCAACGGAGACCTGCCGCAGAAGGAGCGCGAGCGGGTGATGGGCAAGGTGAAGCGCGGCGAGGTGGCCTTCATGGTCGCCACGGACATCGCGGCGCGCGGCATCGACATCTCCGGCCTCGAGTACGTCATCAACTACTCGCTGCCCGAGGACCCCGCCGTGTACCTGCACCGCGTGGGCCGCACCGGCCGCATCGGCAACAAGGGCACGGCCATCAACCTCTTCTCTGGTCGCGAGCTGGCCACGTACAGCGTGCTGGAGAAGAAGTACGGCATCAAGTTCGAGCAGCGCGAGATGCCGGCCCCCGAGGAGGCCATGCGCCTGTGGACGGACCGCCACGTGCGCGAGATTCGCGAGGCGGCCGGCAGCAGCATCTTCGAGGGCTTCCTCCCGCTGGCCGCGCAGCTCAAGACGCGGCCGGACGCGGATGACCTGGTCGCCTTCCTGCTCAAGTACTTCTTCAGCCACCTGCGCATGGAGAAGGCCCAGGCCGCGCAGGAGACCGAGAAGCGCGAGCCGGTGGAGTCGCGCAAGTCCGAGCCCCGCCGCGGCAAGGACCGCGAGCGCGAGCGTCCCCGCCGCGAGGAGCGCGGTGAGCGGACCGAGCGCGCCGAGCGTCCGGCCCGCGCCGAGCACGGTGAGCGCGAGCGCCGTCCCCGCCGCGACGAGCCCCGTCGCGAGGAGCGCGGCCGCCACCCCGCCCCCTCCGCCGCGCTGGAGGCCGGCCCGGGCGAGGTGAAGCTCTGGGTCAACCTGGGCACCGCGGACAACCTGGGCCCGGGCAGCATCGCCACGGCCATGGAGGAAGCGGGCGCGCCGGTGGGCAAGCTGGTGCGCGCGGAGATGCGCCCCACGTTCGCGTACGTCTTCGTGGCCGAGGACGACTCGGCGGGCTTCGAGGCCCTCAACGGCAAGCAGCACGGCGGCAAGACGCTGCGCGTGGAGAAGAGCAAGCCGCGCAGCGAGCGCGACACGCACGCGCCCCGCCCGCCCCCGTCCCCGGACGCGGGCCCCGGCGAGGTGAAGCTGTGGGTCAACCTGGGCTCGGATGACGGCATGGACGAGGCGAAGCTGCCCGCCACGCTGGAGGCGCTCGGCGCCCCCGCCGCCCAGGTGCTGCGCGCGCTCACCCGCGCCACCTACGGCTACGTCTACGTGCCCGAGTCCGAGGCGCCCGGCTTCGAGGCGCTCAACGGCAAGACGCACGGCGACAAGCCGCTGAAGCTCGAGCGTCACCGCCCGCGCGGTCAGCGCGACGAGCGGCGTGCTCGCACCGAGGCCCTCCCGGACGTTCCGGGCCAGGCGCGCCTCTGGGTGAGCCTGGGCCGCCAGGACGGCCTGGACGAGGCCGGCGTCGCCAGCGCGCTGGAGGCCGCGGGCGCTCCGGCGGGCAAGGTGCTGCGCATGGACCTGCGCCCGACGTACGCCTACGTCTTCGTCGCCGAGGAGGATGTCACCGGCTTCGAGGCCACCCAGGGCAAGCCCCACGGCGACCGGACGCTCAAGGTCGAGCGCGCCCGGCGCAAGTAA
- a CDS encoding threonine ammonia-lyase produces the protein MVTLPDIQAARERLRAALRPTPCPLSDAFTEKTDCAAVYFKLENLQRTGAFKERGALNKLLTLTDEEKRRGVIAASAGNHAQGVAYHARRLGVKATIVMPERTPLIKVTRTRDDYGARVVLKGANYDEAYAEALRIQAEENLVFVHPFDDPHVIAGQGTIGLELLEQCPDLEMVLVPIGGGGLISGVACALKESNPRIQVIGVQAATIASMAASLKEGHRVELTAAGTTIADGIAVKRPGERTFEMVHKYVDAVVTVDEEEIAAAILTLLEQEKSVVEGAGAVGLAALLNGHVPQAKGKRVALILGGGNIDMNVISRIIERGLVKAGRLVQLEVRMPDRPGTLARLTAQIAEQRANVVDLHHDRAFSHAGLGEAMVEVTLETTGQRHIQELMSALESQGWQVARK, from the coding sequence ATGGTCACCCTCCCGGACATCCAGGCCGCACGCGAGCGTCTGCGCGCCGCGCTGCGCCCCACGCCCTGCCCGCTGTCGGACGCCTTCACGGAGAAGACGGACTGCGCGGCGGTGTACTTCAAGCTGGAGAACCTCCAGCGCACGGGCGCGTTCAAGGAGCGCGGCGCGCTCAACAAGCTGCTGACGCTCACGGACGAGGAGAAGCGCCGGGGCGTCATCGCGGCGTCGGCCGGCAACCACGCGCAGGGCGTCGCGTACCACGCGCGTCGGCTGGGGGTGAAGGCCACCATCGTCATGCCCGAGCGCACGCCGCTCATCAAAGTCACACGCACGCGCGATGACTACGGCGCGCGCGTGGTGCTCAAGGGCGCCAACTACGATGAGGCCTACGCCGAGGCGCTGCGCATCCAGGCCGAGGAGAACCTCGTCTTCGTCCACCCGTTCGACGACCCGCACGTCATCGCGGGACAGGGCACCATCGGTCTGGAGCTGCTGGAGCAGTGCCCGGACCTGGAGATGGTGCTGGTCCCCATCGGCGGGGGTGGGCTCATCTCGGGCGTGGCGTGCGCGCTGAAGGAGTCCAACCCGCGCATCCAGGTCATCGGCGTGCAGGCCGCCACCATCGCGAGCATGGCCGCGTCGCTGAAGGAGGGGCACCGCGTGGAGCTGACCGCGGCGGGCACCACCATCGCGGACGGCATCGCGGTGAAGCGCCCCGGCGAGCGCACCTTCGAGATGGTCCACAAGTACGTGGACGCCGTCGTCACCGTGGACGAGGAGGAGATCGCCGCCGCCATCCTCACGCTGCTCGAGCAGGAGAAGAGCGTGGTGGAGGGCGCAGGCGCGGTGGGCCTGGCCGCGCTGCTCAACGGCCACGTCCCCCAGGCCAAGGGCAAGCGCGTGGCGCTCATCCTCGGGGGCGGCAACATCGACATGAACGTCATCAGCCGCATCATCGAGCGCGGGCTCGTCAAGGCCGGCCGATTGGTGCAGTTGGAGGTGCGGATGCCGGACCGGCCCGGCACGCTGGCCCGCCTCACCGCGCAGATCGCCGAGCAGCGCGCCAACGTGGTGGACCTGCACCACGACCGCGCCTTCTCCCACGCGGGGCTGGGCGAGGCCATGGTCGAGGTGACGCTGGAGACCACGGGCCAGCGGCACATCCAGGAGCTGATGTCCGCCCTGGAGAGCCAGGGCTGGCAAGTGGCGCGCAAGTAA
- a CDS encoding RNA polymerase factor sigma-32, which translates to MANGRKRTKGTAAPSRVKRPAPAASDAGDSPETGAEESTLDPDSLEPDPSELEAEAEVEVEVEPVSAPRAPSASLIRAGEAGLVSRDPLQAYMAEVTRHPLLSREEELETARKYRDTGDVQAAYRLVASNLRLVVKLAHEYHRNPLSLLDLVQEGNIGLMQAVKKYDPERGVKLSSYAAWWIRAYILRYIMDNWKMVKLGTTEAQRKLFFKLRQEQEKLVAQGFEASPRLLAERLNVSEQDVVEMDQRLGHDEMSIDAPLGPDDDSRGTRADRFLPSGAMPADERLGAEQLKALFRENLQEFAKTLEGKERFIFENRLIADEPLTLQDIGDKYGVSRERARQIEAALINRMREFMRERIPDFDLVAMPKG; encoded by the coding sequence ATGGCGAATGGGCGGAAGAGAACCAAAGGCACGGCCGCGCCGAGCCGCGTGAAGCGGCCCGCGCCGGCCGCGTCTGACGCGGGGGACTCGCCCGAGACGGGGGCGGAGGAGTCTACGCTCGATCCGGACTCCCTGGAGCCGGACCCCTCCGAATTGGAGGCCGAGGCAGAGGTCGAGGTGGAAGTCGAGCCCGTAAGTGCCCCCCGCGCCCCCAGCGCGTCGCTCATCCGCGCGGGCGAGGCCGGACTGGTCAGCCGGGACCCGCTCCAGGCCTACATGGCCGAGGTGACGCGCCACCCGCTGCTGTCGCGCGAGGAGGAGTTGGAGACGGCGCGGAAGTACCGGGATACGGGGGATGTGCAGGCGGCCTACCGGTTGGTGGCGTCCAACCTGCGCCTGGTGGTGAAGCTGGCCCACGAGTACCACCGCAATCCGTTGTCCCTGCTGGACCTGGTGCAGGAGGGCAACATCGGGTTGATGCAGGCGGTGAAGAAGTACGACCCGGAGCGCGGCGTGAAGCTCAGCAGCTACGCCGCCTGGTGGATCCGCGCGTACATCCTTCGCTACATCATGGACAACTGGAAGATGGTGAAGCTGGGCACCACCGAGGCCCAGCGGAAGCTCTTCTTCAAGCTGCGCCAGGAGCAGGAGAAGCTCGTCGCCCAGGGCTTCGAGGCCAGCCCGCGGCTCTTGGCCGAGCGGCTCAACGTCTCCGAGCAGGACGTGGTGGAGATGGATCAGCGCCTGGGCCACGACGAGATGTCCATCGACGCGCCGCTGGGCCCGGACGATGACTCGCGGGGCACGCGCGCGGACCGCTTCCTCCCGTCCGGCGCCATGCCCGCCGACGAGCGGCTGGGCGCCGAGCAGCTCAAGGCCCTCTTCCGCGAGAACCTCCAGGAGTTCGCCAAGACGCTCGAGGGCAAGGAGCGGTTCATCTTCGAGAACCGGCTCATCGCCGACGAGCCGCTCACCCTGCAGGACATCGGCGACAAGTACGGGGTGAGCCGGGAGCGCGCCCGCCAGATAGAGGCCGCGCTCATCAACCGGATGCGCGAGTTCATGCGCGAGCGCATCCCGGACTTCGACCTGGTGGCCATGCCCAAGGGCTGA
- a CDS encoding helix-turn-helix domain-containing protein, which produces MSPGTPDAPDASGPLQGLARRIRALRERRGLTQEDFAERCGISVSFASLLERGERNPSYDTLLQVASALELPLWELFRLEDAEDAGAHRLVELVRARKLRREDVDRLLAVGEVMFSGPAPSAATPGPEPTPCDEPGCGKPVLARGLCSAHYHRARRRKASGPGPDEG; this is translated from the coding sequence ATGTCCCCTGGCACTCCGGATGCGCCCGACGCGAGCGGCCCGTTGCAGGGGCTGGCCCGGCGGATCCGCGCGCTGCGCGAGCGACGAGGCCTCACGCAGGAGGACTTCGCCGAGCGCTGCGGCATCTCCGTGAGCTTCGCCTCGCTGCTGGAGCGCGGTGAGCGCAACCCCAGCTACGACACGCTCCTCCAGGTGGCCAGCGCGCTGGAGCTGCCACTGTGGGAGCTGTTCCGGCTGGAGGACGCGGAGGACGCGGGGGCTCATCGGTTGGTGGAGCTGGTGCGGGCGCGAAAGCTGCGCCGCGAGGACGTGGATCGCCTGCTGGCGGTGGGTGAGGTGATGTTCAGCGGCCCGGCTCCAAGCGCCGCCACGCCCGGACCCGAGCCCACCCCGTGCGACGAGCCCGGCTGCGGCAAGCCCGTGCTGGCCCGGGGCCTGTGCTCCGCCCACTACCACCGGGCGAGGCGCCGCAAGGCCAGCGGGCCGGGCCCCGACGAAGGGTGA